The genomic region ATTAACGCACGTTCTAAGGAACTGAGCACGGCAATTAGGTCGTTCGAAGAGACCGATCCCAAATGGCCAATTCTAAAATAGGATGTCTTTAATTCCGGCAATAAACCTCCGGCAAGGATCACCCCGTCTTTAGTTAACTTTGCGAGCAAAGCAGACCCATCAATTCCTTCTGGATAATAAGCTGCCGTAAGTGTATTCGCTGAAATTTCATTAGATTCTGGTAAAAAATCGAATTGTAGCGCAGCCAACCCGGCCCTGAAAGCTCTCGCCAGTTCGCGATGTCTTTTCACCCTAGTTTCCATGCCTTCCTTTTGAATTATTCTCAGACTCGTTTCCAGAGCCACGATTAAATTTACGGGAGGTGTGCCAAAGTAAGAAGGTCTTCGTTCTTCATAAGCTTTCATAATAGGTAACCAGTTATTCCAGTCGCCAAAATAACTGCCTACGGGTGTCTTTCTATTATTCCAGACTTGCATGGCTTTTTCGGAAGCGACCAATAGGGCCAGGCCGGGAGGAACCCCTATAGCTTTTTGAGATCCGGTTAATACCACATCGATTCCCCAATCATCCTGGTTAATCTCTTCTCCGGCGACAGAACAGACGCCGTCTAAAATACTCAGGCAATTATATTTTTGAGCCAGTTTCGCAATGGGTTCCGGATCTACTCGAACTCCGGTTGAGGTGTCTACATGAGTCAGCGTTAAAGCCTTGTATGCGTTGTATTTTAATTCATTTTCGATTGCATCAAGATTTACCACCTCACCGACAAGCGCTTCTAAAATGGTGGTTTTCGCACCATATCTATCCATGATGTCCTTATAGCGTTTGCCAAAATATCCGGTCGAGATGATCAAAACCCGGTCATCTTTTTCAACCAGGTTAGCGGCTGACATATCCATGGCTAAAGTTCCGGTTCCGGCAACGATGAAAGGTTGTCCTTTCGGAGACTTCCAGACTTCTCTCATCAGCTCGATACTTTTTCCGAAGCTTTCAATAAATTCTGGAGCCACATGACTGGTTGTAGCTTTGGCCATGGCATGAAGTACTGCCGGTTCAAATTCTATGGGGCCGGGGATCATTAATAATTTTCTGCCTTTCATAATTCTAGTTATTCTGTTTTCTACTTTAAATCATTCGTCACCCTGAATTTATTTCAGGGTCTCACTTTCAGGTTAACTTTCATAAGATTGAGTTTCTTGGTTAACAAACGAAAGCAGAAAAGCCCAAGGCGTGAAATTGAACGCCTTGAGCTTTCCATGGGATTTATTTATCCATCACCAGTTCACGTTTCGCGGTTTTTTTCTTTTCAGCAAACTGGTTGCTGGTGTTTTTCTCTCCACCGGCTTTAAGCGCTTTTTCACCTGCAAAGAAGGTCTTATGATCATCTCCCAGGTCTGATCCTGCCATACGCTGGTGTTTCACACAGGAAACTCCTTTACGGATCTCCTGTCTTTGCACACCTTCCACATAGGCTAGCATTCCGTCTTCAGAAAAATAACCTCTGGTAAGATCGTTCATGTGTAATGCCGTGGTATGGTAAGTAGGAAGGGTAATAAGGTGGTGGAAAACCCCTGCTTCCTTCGCGGCATCTTTCTGAAAGGTCTTGATCTTTTCATCTGCACGATGACAAAGTTCAGATCCATCATATTCAGCATCCATCAGGTTATTTCGGTCATAAGCCGTCATATTCTCACCTTCGACAAGCATTTCTTCGTAAGCCTGGTTGCGGAAGTTGAGCGTCCAGTTAAAAGAAGGAGAGTTGTTATAGACCAGTTTAGCGTTTGGAACCACTTCTTTTACGCGGTTCACCATATGCGCGATCTGTTTAACATTAGGCGTGGGAGTTTCTATCCATAACAGGTCTGCTCCATTTTGCAGACTGGTGATACAGTCTAAAACCACGCGGTCTATATTAGAACCATCTTTGAATTTATAGAGTCCGTTAGGCAGTCGAACCGGGCGCACCAGTTTACCATCTCTTTTTAAAAGCACATCGTCTTCACGGGCATCTTCAATAGCTATAGTTTCAGCTTCTACAAAGGCCAGGTATTTTGAAGCCAGGTCACCTTCTTGCTGACTTACCGGTAACTTCTGGGTCAAACCGGCACCTTCAGAATCTGTCCGGGCTACGATAACCCCATCTTCAACTCCCAATTCCAGGAATGCATATCTTACCGCATTCAGTTTGGTAATAAAATCCTCATGTGGTACGGTAACTTTCCCGTCCTGGTGCCCACATTGCTTCGCATCTGAAACCTGGTTCTCGATCTGTATGGCGCAGGCTCCGGCTTCGATCATTTGCTTGGCCAGAAGGTAAGTGGCCTCCTCGTTTCCAAAACCGGCATCGATATCGGCAATTATAGGTACTATATGAGTTTCGAAATTATCGATCTCCTCCTGCACATCTTCTCCTTTTTCCAGTCTTTTAAAAAGGTCGTTCAGTTCCACGGCATCTGCCTGGCGAAGGAAATCATAGATCTCTTTGATTAGAGAAGGAACCGCTGTTTTTTCATGCATTGATTGATCTGGCAATGGTCCGAATTCTGAACGCAAAGCGGCAACCATCCAGCCAGACAGGTATAAATATTTCTTATTCGTTGTTTTGTGATGTTTCTTTATGGCGATCATATTTTGTTGCGCCACAAAGCCATGCCAGCTACCAAGCGATTGGGTGTATTGAGAATGATCCTGGTCGTATTCGGCCATATCCTTT from Gramella sp. MT6 harbors:
- a CDS encoding alanine--glyoxylate aminotransferase family protein, with amino-acid sequence MKGRKLLMIPGPIEFEPAVLHAMAKATTSHVAPEFIESFGKSIELMREVWKSPKGQPFIVAGTGTLAMDMSAANLVEKDDRVLIISTGYFGKRYKDIMDRYGAKTTILEALVGEVVNLDAIENELKYNAYKALTLTHVDTSTGVRVDPEPIAKLAQKYNCLSILDGVCSVAGEEINQDDWGIDVVLTGSQKAIGVPPGLALLVASEKAMQVWNNRKTPVGSYFGDWNNWLPIMKAYEERRPSYFGTPPVNLIVALETSLRIIQKEGMETRVKRHRELARAFRAGLAALQFDFLPESNEISANTLTAAYYPEGIDGSALLAKLTKDGVILAGGLLPELKTSYFRIGHLGSVSSNDLIAVLSSLERALIELGHPIKAGEGLQAFQNELLTKNLAIV
- a CDS encoding isocitrate lyase, producing the protein MKNLSQTQYQSALEKVQNLKQKYGESWNSINPENAARMITQNRFRTGLDIAKYTAAIMRKDMAEYDQDHSQYTQSLGSWHGFVAQQNMIAIKKHHKTTNKKYLYLSGWMVAALRSEFGPLPDQSMHEKTAVPSLIKEIYDFLRQADAVELNDLFKRLEKGEDVQEEIDNFETHIVPIIADIDAGFGNEEATYLLAKQMIEAGACAIQIENQVSDAKQCGHQDGKVTVPHEDFITKLNAVRYAFLELGVEDGVIVARTDSEGAGLTQKLPVSQQEGDLASKYLAFVEAETIAIEDAREDDVLLKRDGKLVRPVRLPNGLYKFKDGSNIDRVVLDCITSLQNGADLLWIETPTPNVKQIAHMVNRVKEVVPNAKLVYNNSPSFNWTLNFRNQAYEEMLVEGENMTAYDRNNLMDAEYDGSELCHRADEKIKTFQKDAAKEAGVFHHLITLPTYHTTALHMNDLTRGYFSEDGMLAYVEGVQRQEIRKGVSCVKHQRMAGSDLGDDHKTFFAGEKALKAGGEKNTSNQFAEKKKTAKRELVMDK